Part of the Phycodurus eques isolate BA_2022a chromosome 3, UOR_Pequ_1.1, whole genome shotgun sequence genome, CACAGAAATGGTATAATCACTGACTTTGGCAAAATAACCAACCGATGACCTTTCCTGTCTGTTTGCTAACCCTTTCTGGACTGCTCTGCTCACTAGCTATAACAAACTctaacaatctttttttttttactttataattTGGTCTGCTTTGCCCGTACCCACTGGCAGTTTTCCGTAGGTGTAGTTTAGTCTGACATTGCTTGGCCCTGGTGctttttcaccccccccccattgaCAAATTCGGTGACTTATGGTCGCCGTTCCCTCAGACAATTTCTAACCACATTGCACCCGGCCAACTTGTGAGCTCAGGCTGCAGCCTTTGAGCCGTGGCTGGTATAATCCTCAATTTAGACCTCTTGTAATAATAAATGGAGAACCTGACTGGCAATTGTATGAAACCGTTTTTCCGGCATGTCAATAAAGTGAAGATGGACTTAgggtaatattattgtaagccactgtaacattatgcgcagtttgaacattaacactgtgcttaattATAgggaaaaactaaattaaaataattattcaattgaaatttatttcacagaaatgtaataaaaaatgtacctaaataaatgtttgtaaacaaaaatTTCTAAAAGgtgaaatacaaatgtactgtacttaaaagttaaatacaaccaaACTGTACTTAAGAAATGTACTGTTAATAGATGGAAAAAAGTTAAAACCACATAACCTATTACCTAACATATAACATTTTGGACAGTTCTAACATTTAATTAAGTGATTATTTCGTGCCACTAGAGTAATCCACATACCACCAATGTTACTCATATTActctttgagaatcactgctgtaggTCAACATATGCTAAACAGTtaaacatttaaagaaaaaaagtaaaaatgtatttgtgacaaagcaaaaatgtacattttgtacaTATAGAATGTATTtcaatgatttatttctttaaataaagaaattgtGTGTTATCTTCTTACATTCAActtgtacattttaaataaaaactagtGGGATATCGTCTAACATTATTTCTTTcagttttaaattgttattaagcttaaaaataatttataagaGAGACATAATTTAACATTCtacttttttgcattttatttaacttttttaaaaatagatggctatctttcaatattttactattttgtaaacattttatacaagccatgttttcaatttattattacaatagaCGGGCCAATAAATAATGTTCAGCAAACCGCAAGTGGCCCCCGGTTCAGAATTTGGTCACCCATGCTGTATTCGGAAGTGACCCAAACAAATCAATGTCGGTATGTTCACCAAGtcactttgtgtttgtttgtagcaTCACTCCTTTGTCTGTCCATTTACATTCGCTtgatatgcaaaacaaaatatgatagTGGTCCAGACTCAAAAACCTCATGGCTGCTGATCATATCTAATGATATAATCTGATGACTTTATGTGGTGATATATATAGTACATCTAACCTGCATTGGTTTTCTGTCTCTTCCAGACTGCTACACATCTAGATGCTACAATGGCGGGACGTGCAAGGAGGCCGTGTACTCCTCGGACTACATTTGTCAGTGCCGCCCGGGCTTCAGTGGCTCCCAGTGTGAGATCAGTAAGTATGCGGAGAGGGCCCCCCTCACAAGCCCTGTTCTAGTTCATCTGGCCAACAGGGGTCACCACTCACCACATTACCTAGAATAAGACATACataaatggaataaaaataaacatattgaAATATACGcatatctatttttagatgagtaggataaatattttattgttatataaGTTGTTTCCTTCGTCTGTGTAAAAATCATGCAAATATGTGTGCAAAAAGAGTGCAAAGTGCAAAGAGTGCAAAAATCATTACCCGTAAATTCTCATTAAAAGTTATACATGCACAGTAGTTCCTCTTCAACGCAAGAGATAGGAGCATGTTGGGCTACATTTACATACCAGCATACCTGTCATGTCGTCAACATCACATCCATCTGTCATAACGAGAAGCTGATTGACACGTTGAGCCACGGGAGTTGGACATGCAAAATGGAGGAAGAGAAATAATTAGTAAAGTCATTTAACACTTTTTGAGAATAGAATGGATTAGGAGAGGCTCCACGTGAAAGAACGCTGACCTGATTAGCCGAACTTCACAATTAATCAGCAGTTCATTAAATAGAGACATTCCCTGGAGAAAAGTCCACCATCCGCCACTATGTTTGTGCCATGGAGTGCAATCATGCCGGAATAAAAAAGGGCCTTCCCCAAAACTGTGTCCACAAAGTTGAAAGtatacaattgtccaaaatcgcTTATGATGAAGGACTAGGATTAAGTCGTCCAGCCTTGGCCCTGATGAATTGCTCAAAATGTGTATCTCAAGACATTTGGATTTAATATTGTAGAACGAAAAGGCCATAAACAACGCAAAGAGCTCTGAtgtatgaatgtttttatttctgaggAATTCTTTCTGAGACAGTTAAGACACCGCACCCTCTCAGTGGAATAATTACGCATACATCAGCAGTGGTAGACAGCCAGTGATGGCCTTAAGGCCAGACTGAATAAATtggattgtttttattgttgttttactgCTTATAAGTTCAgttgtttaattgtttaaagCCAATAAGGAAAATAGAAGAACAGATCTTTAATGTCTCTtgaatgtacagtggtgccttgagataggagtttaatttgctccgtgaccacgcttgtaacgcAAAAAACACTTCATATCTCATATCTTCTTTCCCCAATGAATGTTTCAGCCCCACCAGCCCTCTTTATAGTgggttttttaataagaaaaaatagCATTCCATAATATTGAGCTTATAGTAACATACGCTAAGGACttaattaaacagaatgtgaaggattaaacagtttgtgccaatttctttgctttaattcaacggacattgtgctgctccttttgtgtgtgcaccttggccacctggtggCAGTATGATTCAGACATACCCATATACATGGAGATGGTCACAAGTTCCTACTCTgtaagccacagtaatattagttatttttcaTAGATAATAAGGAATATATATctctattgttatattatctgtgtgtgttgctccaccaacTGTTCAAATAACAGTTGCTGAAAGGACATTGAGAGACTAATGCTATTTATTAGCCCATCtatgttgttttgcattgtttgttagcattaagctaaatggACTTTCcgaaggcaaagctatgtggttgttttaaatacacaacatataattctctttgttttatgtttagtgtgacagtaaacttcaagtaggagtggcattaaaaagtattacattaaaattgtttttttttttttgaagaattgtttactatctgccaaactgttgcttgttgtgaTGTGAATTaatttcactgccaccatatagTTCTCGTATCTAAAATTTTAGCTCtgaattcaaagcaaaaaattgttcGAATGAtggctcatatcttgaaaaacatcgggtcactcgtatgtcaaggcaccgCTCTAGTTTTACACTCTGTTTTCACttgaaacacaacaaacaagttCCCTCTGATTTGCAATAAGGAAGTAATGTCAGCGCAATAACATTCAAATGATGTGAAGAAGGGTTCTGCAACGGGAAATAGGCTTCATCTGCTCAGAATAAATGAATTACAGAAGCCGTTAGAGAGATTAGTGCCAAGAATAATCAAGGATATTTGTGTATCTAATCAGTGAGCAATTTGTTTCCAGACACCAAAGAGAAGTGCGTTGTAGGGAGTGGGGACGCCTATCGCGGCATGTGGAGTATCAGCAAGTCGGGAGCAGGGTGCATTAACTGGAACGCCACCTCCCTCAGGGGAAAGAAGTTCACCGCCAGGAAAGTGGACGCCAGCACCCTTGGACTGGGCAACCACAACTTCTGCAGGTTTGTGAGCAGAAgcaagaaaacacacatttcatttaaattattatgatGTATTATAATATAACTTTAATGACTTTAGTTTCTTGGTTAATTAGTAAAATTATGCAAAAGCTACTAAATGAATACTCCTCGACGCTTTATGAAAAGATACGGCTTGGGTTGAGGAAGAACACGTTACGGTCCATTTTTGTATGGGTGCAAATTAAGGTGATACcggattattctttttttaatcacttttgCAAGATTTTGTTCAGCATTTAAAAGGATTCTCAGTGAATAATGTTCATTACTGAATACTGTAATGATGTGGTAATATGTGAAATACcttaatgtttttgtaaaactcATATAGTATATTAAAAggattttttaaacacaatataaataatattaaaaaaatgtaaaaacacttTTCACAACACCAATTCCTCTCTAACTTCCATATTAAAATTGCTTCTTTTGTAATgcaatattgtattgtatttttaatttagatGATAAATTTGGTTTGAGTTTACTGTAAttcataatcatcaaaattattacaattatctCAGGAACCCTGACCATGACAGTGCTCCTTGGTGTTACACCTACAAAGGCACACAAATCATCTGGGAGTTCTGTTCCTTGCCCAAGTGTACGGAAGGTAAAGATCTCACATCAAGCACTATACAGAACATCAGACATTGTAATCCCTTAATGGATGTTATTTAACCCATGTGTACTTTTCTGTTTGATTTGCATCAGATAAATACGAAGAATGCATGAGAGGGATCGGTCTGATTTATAGGGGCACGGAGTCCGTCACTAAAAGTGGCGCCCGCTGTCTCCCGTGGGACTCTCCAGCCATCATGCGCAAGTACAACAATGCGTGGAGGTCTGACGCCCTCGAAGTGGGGCTGGGCAGCCACAGCTACTGCAGGTTTGAAGGCCGGGATGTGCTCAACGTAATTCGATCATATAAAACAACTCGGGTCCTAACTGCATCTGCGTTCATCGAACAGAAATCCTGATGGTGATGCAGGTCCGTGGTGTCACACCTACAAGAACACGCAGCTGACCTGGGAGCTCTGTGATGTACCTAAATGCAGTgagtttttttacatactttttcattgaactgtattttttttcaacagtctGCAAGCACTTCCATACAAAATGTGAATTATAGCAGATTATATATTCAAGAAAAACCACAGCAACATACTGTTCATAACTTGACCGTAACTATTAATGAGTACAAAGTGTTAACATCATACCTACTGTAAGAATTaacttacagtacagtatatagtggGAAAATAGTTTTGTGTGAGAAATGTAATCGTAACATATAGAAAATGAAGAAACTTTGCTTCACACATAATGCtattaaaatttatttgacaataataataaacatgatATAtatcatctcaataaattacattattgCAGAATATTTTTTAGTCATTCAGTCAAGTATTtgataattttatcatttttatcattttgctgattatTGCTTACAGTTAAAAGAAATCCAAAATTAATCACCTCAAGAAATTAGGCCTGGTAGACATATAATGATAATCAGGCTGTTTTTAATCCCGATTTTGCCCCTTGCGGACCAGGGGTTACAAACACTAGACTATTTATAAGATTACCTTTACGTCTGAGGTGTTAAGAGGGAATTTGTCCAAATAAAAGGGTCTGAATTGGGTCGGGggcgacaatcttaaatattacatgtgttcaatatttacaaccaaaaatcttgatatgtgtgtgtgggggttagagcgtctgcctcacagttctgaggaccggggttcaatccccggccccgcctgtgtggagtttgcatgttctccccgtgcctgcgtgggttttctccgggcactccggtttcctcccaaatcccaaaaaacatgcatggtaggttaattgaagtctctaaattgcccgtatgtgtgaatgtgagtgcgaatgcttgtttgtttgtatgtgccctgcaattggcacCACACAATTGGCACCACACACAGTATGACCAAGactgttaaatgcctgatttattcttttttttatcttcatatgtggggtctgtcacagatcttttaagatttgaaaaatccttatgtgtaCTAAGCCTTACTTAACTAACTTATTTTTATATAGAGCACAACCatagctgaaacaaagtgctggaCATAAATAACAATTTAACATAAGTCATACAGACAAAAGAAcacaacataatttaaaaacaataacagtaacaaaaaatacatgtcATTTAACAGGGTAGTCTCGTGCTGTGTCGTAAGCAAAAGCGggttttaaacatccatccatcaattgtcTGTaccttttatcctcactagggtcacgggcgcgctggagcctatcccagctatctttgggcgagaggcagggtacaccctgaaatggtcgccagccaatcgcagggcatatataaacaaatgaccattcacactcacattcacacctacgggcaattcagtcttcaatcaacctaccatgcatgtttttgggatgcggaaGGAAACacgagtaaccggagaaaactgctttatgtctcaaaagtgttctctgtcaattgactgtctgttgttgtactagagcggctccaaataccggagacaaattccttgtgtgttttttggaaatacttggcaaataaagatgattcggacatgcaaggccgggatttgaaccctggtcctcagaactgtgaggcagatgtgctaagcagtcctCCGCCGtttatagattaaaaaaaaccataaaaatGATTTCTCACTCCATTGTTCCCCTCTTGTTCAGCGAGACGTCCATCCACTATCACCCCACTGGGCCCTCGAGGTCCCACAACCAACGACAACAACAGAGGTATGACATCGTGATGACCTCATTAATATCCAGTCAAGGTTGATTGCTGGTTGAAGCATCATCTTACAATGCGTACGACCATTCCTCAGGGACATGCGGCCAACGTTTGGACAACACCCTGAAACAGCCTACCTTCCGCATGTTCGGAGGCCGAGAGAGCGACATCACCGAGCAGCCCTGGCAGGCCGCCATTAACGTTTACCAGGCTCGTCTGCGCAAACATTTCCACCGCTGTGGAGGGATTCTCATTGATTCCTGTTGGGTCCTGTCTGCTGCACACTGCTTCGAGGCCACGTAAGAATCACCACGGTTGCACATCTCGCAACACTAGGGATGCACCAATGacactttgttttctttgtatgaGTACAAGTACTTATATTTGAGTACTCGCCAATACAGGTTGCCAAAACTTGTTGCCATTATGTCTTGTGATagtaatgaaaatgttttattttaatcaaatattgttcaaaaacacaaaacctttcttgaacatggcacgtttcattcaaatatagcactttttaaagtaacagCCTGTCAttgctgacattttaacatccaactgcatgCTTTTCTAACAGTCTCACATTTCACTTACatgtagcctgtaacacaaggtaTTTCAGTTATGTAGCATCTCAGTCTTAACACCAGGGTGCACTATGTAAAAAGGGTAGATacaataaataagaaacaaagaagaaataagagacaaagaagaacaTGGCAACAGTCTAGTGGACATACACATGGGTTGCCATGTTACCTCTGTGTGTTTTCTACAAAATAcggagagaaaaagaaatacaatactACTTCATGAGAATACCACAAGTTGGAAAATAAAACTGCTAATAATAAAACACGGCTGACATGGCTCCTTCCTGGAAGGTATATATGTCAGGCTAGTGAAAAGGCATCGGTATCGTAGTATCAGAGCATTTTGATGAGTACAGTCCTACAATATCGCTTCTGGCATTGGTATCGGTGCATCCTTACCCAACACACACTCTGCAATTAAACATGTCATGGCATGCAGCACACATGAAGGTTACGCCTGTTCTCACTTCTCAGGGACAAACCGTCAAAGTTGGAGGTCATCCTGGGCAGGACCTTCCGCAAACAGAATTCCAGCAGTGAGCAGAttttcaaagtggaaaagtacTGGCTCCATGAGAAATTTGACAATGAGACTTTTGACAATGACATAGGTGTGTACAACTGACATGTTCATTTACCCTATCGTATTAAAttgaagttatatttttttgtacatccTTCACTCATCTTTCCCCTTTGTgcatgtttatatttagttatgtatgtgtatatatgtatggcACTTTTTCCCAACACATTATATGCATCATCTGATAGGATCCCATTTTGTTTTAGACCGCACATATATTTACCGTAAACAGgtatagtatatagtataaCTATATATTTGTATCAGTATCATGAATAAATATCCTTTGTGTAAATGGGTTCGTTTCACATGTTACTGTCAGATGTCATCGTTAAGGGGAAAGAATTtggagtttatttattttaaggcaTTCATTTTTCTATAATCAATTTAGCATCTTTTacaactatttgaggaaatagatAATGTTAAAAACTGGGGCAACCAATTCTCTAAATCAAAAGGGTCGACGTGGGTCTGTGTTGTCAAATAACGACTCCGGTGCCTAGTCAGATTTTGGATTTAATATCCTCGATATATTAACTAAcataacaatacaaaaaaaaaaagtaaggtaTTGCAAAAACTCGCAGGTAACAGTCTTGAGAAACGAGTGTTAGAGCAGGATCGGCACCTGAAGAAGACTGAAGATGTTTACATCGCTCTCTTTGAAAAgtgaacattttgtttaaagTGGTAAATTATATAatgttaaatacattaaatacaactttatttgcaaagtaagAAAGGGAAGCGTGTATCACGTTTAACTAtgatgtgtatgtatttttttatgtccaTAATGTGCATCCTCCCTCAGACTGGAGCACCACATTGACTTGTCTTACATCCAATATCTTCTACAGCTCTGTTGAAGCTGAAGTCGGACATTGGCATTTGTGCCGTGAAGTCTCCTGAGGTTCTTCCTGCGTGTCTTCCTGAAACTGGCCTGGTGCTGCCTGACTGGACCGAATGTGAGATCTCAGGCTACGGGAAAGACTCTGAGTGTACGCAAGCCGACCTCTGACATTCACATGACTGTGGTCCAGTCCTCACATTGGAGGTAATGATCAACTTGGCTTTTCTCCTCCACAGTTTCTGCCCATTACTCTGAGCGTGTCAAGAGAGGTTTTGTTCGCCTGTGGCCCAGAGAGCGTTGTGTCCCTGATGTGCTGTCTGGACGCACGGTCACTGCTAACATGCTGTGTGCGGGCGATACCAGAGGCCTGGATGATGCCTGCAAGGTGAGACCCCTTACAAATCAACAGTACATCACACCTAGCACACATCAAGTACACAAGCAAAGTCTGTCAGCTATAGTTTAACCATACCTGTATGTTTATTAAGAGTAgtgtagaactgtactgcacataagttaaataaaaattgtattgaAATAAATTTGTGTCCAACTAAAGAAGTTCAAGTTTAACATAATTCaaattgtgagtaaattgagaagagatgatcattatttcaatatacaggtgtgccttgagatagaaGTAACCCAggttttttgagaaaaactttatttattgagCACCTATAAAACACGTTTACAAAGTGCTTAGACAGACTGAATAGAATTCAATACATGAAAACAAAGTAGGATAGCAACGTCACAACGCGGAGAGATGCCCCAGGCAATGCAAGAACCCAACAAACCCAAGTGTGCATCAGAtattataacaatactcacaagcaaatattctttatcctctgtgaaaaaggaCCAATATCCACACAACTTACTGAAtaacagtagttgtgaaactcttcatttgtgtctttgact contains:
- the plat gene encoding tissue-type plasminogen activator isoform X1 yields the protein MRTEACQRRPKTMTRILILVLCALYCCRADNVELLRSKRGTRFYRGEPERKTSRRALFIVHVQKPSPSFDTSLRCADSTTSAVHSYGDTWLRWRGQRVEYCRCALRGRELCHIVPVINCYTSRCYNGGTCKEAVYSSDYICQCRPGFSGSQCEINTKEKCVVGSGDAYRGMWSISKSGAGCINWNATSLRGKKFTARKVDASTLGLGNHNFCRNPDHDSAPWCYTYKGTQIIWEFCSLPKCTEDKYEECMRGIGLIYRGTESVTKSGARCLPWDSPAIMRKYNNAWRSDALEVGLGSHSYCRNPDGDAGPWCHTYKNTQLTWELCDVPKCTRRPSTITPLGPRGPTTNDNNRGTCGQRLDNTLKQPTFRMFGGRESDITEQPWQAAINVYQARLRKHFHRCGGILIDSCWVLSAAHCFEATDKPSKLEVILGRTFRKQNSSSEQIFKVEKYWLHEKFDNETFDNDIALLKLKSDIGICAVKSPEVLPACLPETGLVLPDWTECEISGYGKDSEFSAHYSERVKRGFVRLWPRERCVPDVLSGRTVTANMLCAGDTRGLDDACKGDSGGPLVCRTNDKMTLMGVISWGDGCGQRDKPGVYTRVTHYINWIQSKMTANPV
- the plat gene encoding tissue-type plasminogen activator isoform X4, translated to MRTEACQRRPKTMTRILILVLCALYCCRADNVELLRSKRGTRFYRDCYTSRCYNGGTCKEAVYSSDYICQCRPGFSGSQCEINTKEKCVVGSGDAYRGMWSISKSGAGCINWNATSLRGKKFTARKVDASTLGLGNHNFCRNPDHDSAPWCYTYKGTQIIWEFCSLPKCTEDKYEECMRGIGLIYRGTESVTKSGARCLPWDSPAIMRKYNNAWRSDALEVGLGSHSYCRNPDGDAGPWCHTYKNTQLTWELCDVPKCTRRPSTITPLGPRGPTTNDNNRGTCGQRLDNTLKQPTFRMFGGRESDITEQPWQAAINVYQARLRKHFHRCGGILIDSCWVLSAAHCFEATDKPSKLEVILGRTFRKQNSSSEQIFKVEKYWLHEKFDNETFDNDIALLKLKSDIGICAVKSPEVLPACLPETGLVLPDWTECEISGYGKDSEFSAHYSERVKRGFVRLWPRERCVPDVLSGRTVTANMLCAGDTRGLDDACKGDSGGPLVCRTNDKMTLMGVISWGDGCGQRDKPGVYTRVTHYINWIQSKMTANPV
- the plat gene encoding tissue-type plasminogen activator isoform X3, with the protein product MRTEACQRRPKTMTRILILVLCALYCCRADNVELLRSKRGTRFYRVRCADSTTSAVHSYGDTWLRWRGQRVEYCRCALRGRELCHIVPVINCYTSRCYNGGTCKEAVYSSDYICQCRPGFSGSQCEINTKEKCVVGSGDAYRGMWSISKSGAGCINWNATSLRGKKFTARKVDASTLGLGNHNFCRNPDHDSAPWCYTYKGTQIIWEFCSLPKCTEDKYEECMRGIGLIYRGTESVTKSGARCLPWDSPAIMRKYNNAWRSDALEVGLGSHSYCRNPDGDAGPWCHTYKNTQLTWELCDVPKCTRRPSTITPLGPRGPTTNDNNRGTCGQRLDNTLKQPTFRMFGGRESDITEQPWQAAINVYQARLRKHFHRCGGILIDSCWVLSAAHCFEATDKPSKLEVILGRTFRKQNSSSEQIFKVEKYWLHEKFDNETFDNDIALLKLKSDIGICAVKSPEVLPACLPETGLVLPDWTECEISGYGKDSEFSAHYSERVKRGFVRLWPRERCVPDVLSGRTVTANMLCAGDTRGLDDACKGDSGGPLVCRTNDKMTLMGVISWGDGCGQRDKPGVYTRVTHYINWIQSKMTANPV
- the plat gene encoding tissue-type plasminogen activator isoform X2, producing MTRILILVLCALYCCRADNVELLRSKRGTRFYRGEPERKTSRRALFIVHVQKPSPSFDTSLRCADSTTSAVHSYGDTWLRWRGQRVEYCRCALRGRELCHIVPVINCYTSRCYNGGTCKEAVYSSDYICQCRPGFSGSQCEINTKEKCVVGSGDAYRGMWSISKSGAGCINWNATSLRGKKFTARKVDASTLGLGNHNFCRNPDHDSAPWCYTYKGTQIIWEFCSLPKCTEDKYEECMRGIGLIYRGTESVTKSGARCLPWDSPAIMRKYNNAWRSDALEVGLGSHSYCRNPDGDAGPWCHTYKNTQLTWELCDVPKCTRRPSTITPLGPRGPTTNDNNRGTCGQRLDNTLKQPTFRMFGGRESDITEQPWQAAINVYQARLRKHFHRCGGILIDSCWVLSAAHCFEATDKPSKLEVILGRTFRKQNSSSEQIFKVEKYWLHEKFDNETFDNDIALLKLKSDIGICAVKSPEVLPACLPETGLVLPDWTECEISGYGKDSEFSAHYSERVKRGFVRLWPRERCVPDVLSGRTVTANMLCAGDTRGLDDACKGDSGGPLVCRTNDKMTLMGVISWGDGCGQRDKPGVYTRVTHYINWIQSKMTANPV